The Dasypus novemcinctus isolate mDasNov1 chromosome 11, mDasNov1.1.hap2, whole genome shotgun sequence DNA window GCATGAAGCGCCTGGGAGACTTTCTGAACTTGGAGAGATGGCTGGGGCGCAGGAGGGGACTTTACTGCTGGGGGAAGTGCTGATCAGGTATTCGCACACCACTCTTAAGGTGTGGAGTGAGCAGGATTTCGAGACCCTGAGACAGAAGCTGTTGCCCACCTACCCAGCTGTGCACTACTTCAGGAGGTGAGAAGCCTACTGGCCTGGAAGCTTGTTCTCagaccaggaggctctgggctctgCCATCCCTTCCCTAGCCTGCCTGCACCCTCCTCCCTCTTTGCCAGTGTTCTCTCCCTATGGGTGTGAAGCAGGAGAGGGTGGAACCAGGAAACTCCTATCTCTTCAGCCCATCTCCTCCTATACAAGGGCTGCTGAGCTTTGTTCTGGGGCATGACCCagcaacaaggaaaaaaaaaaaaagtagctggTGAGAGCTGGGAGacaagggaggggaagagggaggaacgTGGGATGGGGTatttctcttcctgcctttcggGCTATTAAACGGGGCTTGGCTTTCAGCGGACTCATTGGCAGTGGCCTCTGCATCTTCTCCAAACACCCAATCCAGGAACTCACCCAGCACGTTTATACCCTCAACGGCTACCCCTACATGGTAAGTCTGCCCTCTGACCTCCTCCACTCCTTTCCTCACCTCCTGCCTCCCATTAACATAAGGTGGGGCTGCAGGAATAGGCAGAAAGAAGGTAGCAGTGCCCTGCAGCTCCCTCTCCCCAGTAGCCTGACTCCCTGCCACTCCTGCTGCAGATCCAACATGGAGACTGGTTCTGCGGGAAGGCCGTGGGGCTGCTGGTGCTCCACCTAAGCGGACTGGTGGTCAACGCCTACGTGACCCATGTGAGTGAAGCCAGCAGAGCTTAGGACTGGGACCGGAGAGCTGGGACTCCCCTAATTATGTTCTTTGGGGATGAGGAGCGGGGCAAAATCTAaggtggagtgggtgtagctccctggcttgagcccctgcttcccatgtatgaggtcccaggttcaatccccgatacctcctgaaaaaaaaaaatctaaaatggcAGTAGCCAAGGTTCAAGCTTTTTGTACCAAGTACCATGCCGAGTGACAGACACAAGTTTAATTTAGATACACTTCCTGTCCCTGGGTTTCTCCATCTTATCTGCTGTCATCTCTTCTGTCTTGCTTAGCTTCTTGCCGAGTACAGTCGACAGAAGGATGTCTACCTAACACATCGCGTGGCCCAGGCTTGGGAACTGGCCCAGTTCATCCAGTGTGTGAGCCTGGGTTTGacaggggaagtggggtgggccCAGGGGCTGAGGGGTGGCCAATGCCCCATTTATAGGGCAGAGCTGGTGAGGGAAGAACGCCTGCCTCACTTGCCTGGCTCCCCCAGCCACACATCCAAAAGGGCAGACGTGGTTCTATTGTGTGGGGACCTCAACTCGCACCCCAAAGACCTGAGCTGCTGCCTGCTGAAGGAGTGGATGGGATTGCGTGATGCCTTCCTCGAGACTCGGGACTTCAAGGTGAGGACCTGCCTGATCGTCTCTGGCCCcagcttctcttcctcctcctcctcccgcatCCTAGTATGAGCACCTCTTCACCTAGGGCTGTGAAGAGGGCTGTACAATGGTACCCCAGAACTGTTACGTCAACAAGCAGGAATTGGAGCCCTTTCCCTCTGGCATCCGCATCGACTATGTGCTGTACAAGGTCAGGCCTCCTCACTAGCCTCTACTCACTGCACCTCTTCCTGTTTTGCCAGCCTTTGCTGGGCCTTTGTCCAACTCATCTAGTCTTGGATCCCTGGTGCCTGGAGCATGGGATGGCCAGGAGCTGGCACCCTGACGTACATGCTGCTTTCTGGCCCTTTCTTCGTAGGCAGTCTCTGGGTTTTACATCTCCTGTAAGAACCTCAAAACCACTACTGACCATGACCCTCCTGGCGTCACGCCCCTCTCTGATCATGAGGCCCTGATGGCtactctgtgtgtgaggcacagCCCACCACAGCACGGTCCTAGCCCCACCCGCGGTGAGTCACCCCCATCCTTTCCCCTGGCACTTCCCTATCTCAAGACAGCACCTCTCCACTCTAACCatctctctcccaccccactgCCTTGTTCTAGGACCAGTCGAGCAGTCGCCATTGATCACTGTGCTGAGAGAGGCCTGGACGgagctgggcctgggcctggctCAAGCTCACTGGTGGGCCACATTGGCTGGCTATGTGATTGGTCTGGGGCTGCTTCTCCTGGTGCTGCTGTGTGCTCTGGCAGTTGCAGGAGGGACCTGGGAAGTTGTCATGCTGCTCTTCACCCCCAGTGTGGGAATGGTGCTGGGGGCGGGAGCAGTCTATTTTTTCCACATGCAGGAGGCTAAGGGCTTATGTCGGGTCCAGGCCGAGCTCCAGCAAGTGCTGGGCAGGGCaagggaggcccaggatttgggCTTAGAGCCTCAGCCAGTTGAGCTCCTAGGGCAGCAGGAGGGGGACAGAGCTGAGGAACAACAATAAAGCTTGACACTCTTGATGGCTGTCTTTTTCTTTGTAGAGGCATGACGGGGGCCAAGAGTCAGTGCAGGGGTCAGAATGCTAGGCCTTAAGGCTCTTACACATCTATCCTCCCTGTGTATCTCCCCCCTCCACCTGCATGAAGCCTGAGCCCTGTGTGTggcagaaatatttttattgtaaaagtgaGGTCCTCTCCCAGGCCTCCCAGACAAGCAGGGGTGTGGGTTGTGCTGTCCCGGGGCAAGGTTGTGACATCAGGCACTGGGCAGGAGGCATCCCTCCATCTATGAGGGGTCCAGTGGGCATCTTTCCTctagggagggaggcagggaaggaggcgCTCTTCTAGCCCTGGGCTCCACTCCCCGAGGCCAGCTCACTGAGCCTGCATTCCTCCTGGAAGCGGATGAGGGCATCTCGCTCATTTACCACGTCCACCAGCTTCCTCAGGACCTGGTCCTCAGCCTGCCGGTCAGCGGCTGTCTTTAGGGTTTCTGAAGGGAGGAGGTGAAGCTTAGGGATCAGAGAACTGGGCAGGGAGGTAGGAGAGACACAACCTAATCCCTGCCCATGTGACTTTAACAGCCTAGTCTGTAGAAAGGAGGTTCCCTAACACCAGTGTTTTGGCATTATTTAGCAGCAGCATTGTTTCAGAGATGTGTGTGAAAGTTCAGTGGTGTAGCTCTAGATGAGCTGAAGGGAGAGGTGGCTGTAAAGCCCCATTCTCTGGTTCCCCCCTTGACTTGTCTCAGCTGCTTGGTCTGTGTCTGAGGTCACGAGGTTGTGCAACACCAGCCCCGTGACCTCTGCCTCTCGCTGAGCCCGGCTTACCTTCCCTGTTCATGTAGCTTCGTAGTTCCTGGTCCAGCTGCCACTGTTTCTCCTCCAGGTGCAGCTCCTTCGCCCTGTGGAGGTCAGAAATAGATGGGGCACAGCTGCCCAGGGAGCCCCAAGGACCTTGCTGGGGCCTGGTTCAGAGGTCACtgtcaccaccccacccccacttacGTGATCATGAGCTCAGCCTCCTCAGCCACCAGGCTGTTCTTCTTCTGCACGAGCTGTAGCAACTGTTCTACCCACAGTGCCTTTTGCTGTTCTGGAGAACctgagaaaaaggaagaacagGGAAGGGTAATCGAGGCATCTGTCTTGTGAGGGTTATAAGCATCATGGGCTTAGGGGCAGCAGGGCCCAAGGAAAGGGATATGGCAGGTGTGTGCTCGGCCAGGGGAGCCTGCTACAGGCCAGACCCTGATGGGCTGAGGAATTTCTGGGGGCTGAACACTGTGCTGGGAGGCAGAGAGGCATCCTAGTTTCTCCCTTCCCCTTACGTCACTCACTGCTCTGGCTTCTCAAGGCCAGTTCCAGCTTCACTCCCTTGGCCTCCAGCTCCTTCAGAGCAGCCTCAATCTCATTTAGTCTCCGCTGGGCAGCCTGATGGTACAAGACAGGAGGCTCAGAAGTCTTTGGATTGCTCAAGAATGGGCAGTTGGGGGACTCTGAGCCCACCTCAGAACTTCTGGGAACACCTGACCGCACCTGGGCCTTGCAGAATCtcttcatctcctcctccctggcACGGCGCAGCAGAGTCCGACGCCACGTTGGGTATTTGTTCATGGTGTCTGAGTTCTTGGCCAAGGACAGCAGGGTCTGTGGCAGGATCAGGCCATTTGGGGTAGGGTCAGGCCCCCTGGCGGATGGGGCTTGGGGAAACACTTCAGAAGGGGCAGGAAAAAACCTGGGCTGGAAGGGGTTGGGGTGAGTTCTGGCAGAAAAGATAAGAGGCCTAGGGACAGGAAAGAGGCAAACTGGGTGAGGAGACATTCCACGAGGGGCTCAGCGGAAAGAGCATGGGGTAGACTTTATGGGGGGCGGGGATTTAGTGCACACAGGCTGGCCTGAGCAAAACAGACTGTCAGGGTCCCTCCCACTCACCTGCTCTATTTCTGAGTCCAAAGCTacatcttcctcttcctcctcctcttcactgGAGGGGGCactcccttcttcctcctccatGGCCACAAGAACTGAGCTAGGGATCCGGATCCCTGAGCAGAGGGAGGTAGACATAACTTGGTCCCCACGTCCTCCCTCTCCATCCCCAGGATCCTCTGTATAGGAGTCCTAGGGCCACCTACCCCCTGCTCCAGCTCCACCCTGGGTCGGCACATCTGTGGGCAGAGGAGAACAGTTACCTTGAGGTCCCTGTGCTGGCACCCCCCAACCCACAAAGCTGCCCACCAGGGCCTGGCGAGCCAGGGCAGAGCAGCTGCGGGGGGGCTTGGGTGGGGGCTCCGTTTCCGGCTCAGGGGTAAGGTGAAGGGAAGACAACCACTGGCGTTCTGGGCTGGAGAGGCGGATCAGCTGTCGGGTAGGCTGCGGGGGGCTTGGAATGGGACTGGTGCCCTCCTGGGGGACTGCGGGAGCCGAGGGTGCTGATGGCATGCCATCGTTGCTAGGTGCGGGTAGCTCCTGTAAAAGCCGCGTGGTCGGGTCAGTGTGGGCGAGGCCGCCCTTCTGAGAATCGCTCTGGCACAAGCTCACTTGAACTTTGACCCAAGTGACAGGCAGTGTTGTAGATATTTAGGATACATCAATAAGTGAGACAAAAAGCACCCTCGTGGAGCTGACATTCTAGTGCAGGAGGACATTCAGTCACCCCCGGCAAAGGAGGCTGGGCTGGAGACCCCCCTTCCTCTTCTCTACCCCACCAACATGCACACGAGCACACTCACAGTCACAGCTTTTACCGGGCTCTCGGGGCCTCGGTCACCGCCATCCTCTTTGTGGCCTGGCTGTGGCAGGTGCTGAAGGCAGTAGAAATGCCCTGGTAGGGTGGAAAGGGCATTTCTGTGCCCAGCACTCAGGGTTTCTCAGGGAAGGGGGCAGTGGGCCAGGAGGTGGTGAGTGGTGGGACAGACATGACTGAGTTTGCAGATTAATTTATGACAGTCTCCTGGTTCCTTAGAACCCCACATCTGATCCTTGGAAGGGACAGGAAGGACCCAAACTCGGGGAAAAGTGGCATCTTGAATCCGTATCTGCCTCGTGCCCAACATCCAGTGCCCTCCATCCTGGAACTACTATGCCCGCCAGGCAGGGCCAGGCCCCAGGCCCTCTGGAAACTCCATGTCCACTTACCATCTCCTGGGTGCTGCCCGTAGCCACTTGGCCACAGTGTGGCCTCACAGACGTGGCAACGGAAGCAGCTCCGGTGGAAGAAATGGCCGTCGGCACAGAGGCGTTCCAGGATATAGAGGTGTTCCCCACAGATTGCACACAGGTCGTCGGCACCAGCCTGCATGTCCCCCCAGGCCGCAAGGTCAGCGGGAGCCCGCGCAGGCTGCAGAGTTCTTCCCTTCCCCTGAAACACCTTCCCCCCCGCCTCTGCCTGCAATCAGGGCCCTGACTCTCACCTCCTGGTGATGGGACGGGGGTGTCGGGATTACATCGGGCTCTGGGACAGGCAACTCCTCAATATTTGGGTTCTCCACCTCTACCTAAGTGGGGGTAAGTGCTCAGCTGGGGACTGGGTGTGAGCAGATGAATAGAAAGGGCAGGAGGTGGAAGGGCAGTGAGACTCAGAAGGGAGGCAGAATGGGGGATAGCCAGACTTGGGATGGGGAGCAAAACAAGGGGGACAGGACATAGGGGAGCTAGCACCCGAGGAAGGGAGGCAGAGAACCACCCAGGCCCTGCCTGCATTTACCTCTACACGAGGCTTCTTGCCACCAGCATCTCCTCCATTTTCCTACAACAAGGCCTTCACTCTGAGCATGGGGCTCAGAGCCTGCAGCCCTCCCCTATTCCCCTATTACAAATGTCCTCCCCACTTTCACCCCAGGAACCCCCACTGGGCactcctccagccccagccctgcccagcctccccaCCTGGGCCCGGGTCCGTTGCAGTGTCCTCTGCAGTTTGCCAAGGAAGAGTACGGCACTGGGGGTCCCCAGAGAGCCCTGACTGGCAGGGCCTGCAGAGAGAGGTGGGGTGTCAGCATAGATGGGGGTCCTGTACTATATCCCAGGAACAGAGAGCCCCACTCCAGCCCACCTCCCCTATGCTAGCTCTGAGAGGGTGCCCTGGCCCCTCTCTCACACTCACACCCAACCTCCCCCCACACCCACGTCCCACCAGCTGACCCTCCCTGTCACCTGGGCTGTGGGGCCTGTCCTTGAAGGCACTGTGGAAGTGGCTGAGGTAGGCGATGAGGCCCAGTGGGTCACTCCCTGCCACCACTGCCTGTGCGGACAATACCGGTGTGATGCCCAGCTCCTGCTCTGCCACCTTCAGTGCCCAGGCGGTTGCTTCcagagcccccaccccctgcacgTCTGAGGGTTCCCTGTGAGATGTGGGATAGAGAAGTCAGTGGGGGACAAGAGCCTGGCCCCgttgtggggagagggaaggagaagtaGGGCCTGCAGGATGGGAGGGGCAGGGGTCTGGGAACAAAAGGATGGAGAGGCATGGACGTGCTTCTCTCTGCCACCTCTCCCTCCCATCCCCAGTGAGAGCTGCTCCGGCCCTGGGGGCTCTCGACCACTCACAAAGCTCTCCCCTATCTTGGTGCGTGGGGTTCTCACAGACTCTCAGCTGGGCAGAGACAGGAGTACCGCCTCCAGGGAGGGGCACTGATGGCACAGGGTTGTTAGCGAGTGGTAGAGCGGGGCTCAGCTGGGTGCAGTCTCACCTACTTGGGGACTTCCCTACCATGGCACACTGGAGTCAGGGAGGGGTAGGAAAGAGCGTGTGCTCTGGGGGCCCCCCTCTCCGCTCCCCACTCACAGCAGGCCAGGCTGCAGCCGGTGCACCAGGGCACATAGAGCCAGCCCGTCAGcccaggaggaggccaggtcGGTGACATGGACCCCCGGGTACCCTGCCGTCTGCTCCTGGCACCAGCGCATCAGCTCCTCCTGGGTGCCTGCCGACCCTGGGGGAGAAGGCTGTGCTGTGTACCCACCCCCCTCAGGCTCACAGAGAGCCCCGTTGGCAGACTGTGGGGTccgtatgggaggagtggggaaccCGCCTAATGCTCACTGTCGGCAGCACCTCTTCCACCCCAATTTCCTCATTAAGAAACCCCTTTTTGCAATAAAGTGGGGGAATGAATAAAGCAAAATCCCTATTAGCCACAGAGAGGGCAGCAGGCTGTGAACTGAGGGGCAAAGGAGGCCAAGAAACTGAAAGGAGAGGCGTGTTTGGGATTTGCTCAGCTGGAAGGGGTCAGGCAGAGAGCTGGGAACAGAGCACAGACACCGAAAGTGTACACTGCCATGGCTGGAGCGGCCCAGCGCCCGGGTTGATGGCCTGGCCGCACCGGCTCCTGTCGCGAGGCTGCAGCTGCTCTGACTGGCCATGCCTGTACCCCACCGGGTGGTAGATAGTTTGACTCCCCTGGAGCGGGGCTTGCTCACCGGTGACTAGCCTTCCCGCATCTGTCTTGTCACTCTTCTTCTGCACAGAGTCCTTGGCCACCAAGTCATACAGGTCTCGGACCTAAGGCAGCCCCTCCCAGGTCTCGAGGCAGGCTCACCACTTCCCACCTCAGCCCatggggggccctgggggagCACTGACAGGGGCCTAGGAGAAAGCCTGCCCTGGGGGCTGACTTGGGGAACGTGGGGGGGAAGGGTGATCTGACCTGATTGGGGGTTACAGCCCGGAGGTTCAGGTTGGGGTAGCGGGTGGCTGGGTCCAGCCCATAGTGGGCCACATTGCGGTGCATGTTTTCTGGGGATGTCTGTGACAGGAGCTGGTACAGGCTCTcactggggagggtggggcaggggcatgAGTGGGGGGGGGACACCCATCATACCCACCCTTCAAGAACTGCCAGGCCTTCTCTTCATTCCCTTCGTCCATTCCTCCACGTATTCACCCAGCACCCCCTAGTCCCATATCCAGCCCCCAATCCCTACCCAGGCCTCACCGCTCAGCCAACACCTCCAGGGGCCCAGTGCCCTCTGCCCACCGCTTCACCATCCAGGCTGCATCAAAGGCTGCCAAGAAGCCCCGGGCCACACCAGTGCCCAGGGGCCAGAAGGGCTGCAGGGTCAGAGGGAGAGGAGGCAGTTCAGCCAGAGGCCAAGGGGAGAGTCCCACAGCCCAGATGTCCCGCAAGGTCATGTTACTTGCAGCCTCTCCCCTCCACCAAGCAGCCCTCAGCTCCACCCCTCCACAAGCCAACCTTTCGCATCCCTTCTTCTGTTTAGGAAGCTTCCTACTCCAGCCAGGGAGCCCTTGTACCTCTGCCTCTCAAATACCAGAAAGCCCCTCCTTTTGCCAGTCAGGAACCTCGTACCCCCTCACCTCCACCAGGCAGTCTCCCACCAGACCCAGCAGCAGGCGGGCACCGTGCTTCTCTTGGACACGAGCAGAGCTCTCCGCCCGCATCATGCTTGTGAAGTCAAAGGCCGAGATGTCGGGCCGCCCGTGGGCATCCTGGGCAAACTCCAGCTTCCCGAGCTTGCCATGAGTGGCGAAGTCAGCAGCTGCCCGGGCAAAGCGCTGCAGAGCCTCGGGCACCACGTTGGCATTGCCCAGCAGCCGATCCGTGTCCGGCCAGTCCTACAGGCCAACAGATCAGAACCAGCAGGGTCAATGCCAGTCCCACCCACTGGGTATGCAAGGTGTACATCCTAAGGCCCTGAGAAGCAAAGGGGCTTCCCCAGACCACACAGCATTTGAAGGCTGGGCCTGGATAGAATTGAAAGGTCCTGCCTCCCAGGCCCAAGCCCTTCCCCAGCACCCATCCTGCCCCTGTGGGTCCCAGGCCCCACCCTGCCTCTGGGACTTAATAGCATTGCTGTCACATGCTGGCTTTGGACAGGTGACTGaacctctcagagcctcagttttcccgTGATTTACAGATAATGTACCTGACTCTCAAGGTGCTCTTGAGAATTAAACGAGAAAACAGACTTAGAGTTCTCAACACAGTACCTACCACATGGTCTGCACTTGCCTGGTTCATTCATCCAGCATGAGATTCATGGAGTGCTTACTCtacaccaggcactgttctaggcactgggacTCAGCAGGAagcaaaagacaaagagacaacAATCCTGCCCTCCTAGAGCTTATGTCTGCAGTACTGTGGCTGATGTAAGGTGTTTAGCTCAGAATAGGACTCCTGGGGGCCATATCACAATCTCAGGAAAAAGAGCTTGTGCAGATGGAGGATATGGCAGGATGGAGACAGGAGAGGCTGGGTCCCTCCACACTCAGGGTTGTCTGTGTCCAGGCCTGGCCTCTACCTCCCAGGGCCACTGACCTCGCACACCCCACACCCTGGCCCAGGCCCCACCTGGTGCAGCACCCCCAGTCGCAGCAGGCACTGCTTCTTGGCTGTCATCACAAAGTAGTGGGTGTCATCCTTGTAGTACACAATGTTCTCCAGATCGATACCTGGGggcacagggcaggggcaggaatGCGCCTCCTCCTGGATAGGcatcccctctccccactccccagcaTGACCTGACCTCTGACAGCTACGACCACAGCTTAGGCTGTAGTGAGTGGTCATACACAGGGCCCCCCCGAGTTCTGGGTGGCTCCAAGGGCCATCTGTCCCAGGCCCAGAAGGCCTGCGGGGTTGGGCAAACAGAAATGTGGGTAGAGTGGCAGCTGGGAGACCTGCACCACATGGTCACATGCTTGCGGACAACACCCCGGCTTCTTGAAGTGGGATGTTACACGCCCCAGGGGGTGTGGCAGTGTGATGCCAGAGTACACATAAGACAGCTCCCTGAAGTACCAGTATCATTTTGAATTCGTATCATTTAGAGCACAAAGCAAAACTGCCATGCATTGTGTGAAATATTTCAAAGACACGTCAAGCTGGCTGGTCAAGTAAGTCTGTGCCTGCTAAATTCCCAGGGCTCAGGTCCTTTCCCCTTGGCCTCCAAGACCCCAAAGATGGAATCAGATTCCTTGGACTGAGGACAGGTCTGGGAGGGAGAGGCGAGGGCCAGCCCCAGccaggaagggggaagggaagccCGTGAGAGGGGCCCTGACCTGTAGCCTTGAGCAGGCTCTGGAAGAAGCCCTGGTTGTAGATCCTGGCCACACCGCTGATTTCAGGCACCTGCGTCTCCTCCATGGTGCGCTTGTTCACAAAGTTGGCTGTGATGCCAATGGCCAGTTTGCCACGCATTTCTCGCACTGTGAAGCCTGGGGAGAGGGCATCAGGAGATGTTGGGTGGTAGAAGAACTAGGAGTATAACAATCTAAACAGGCCCGGGGGAGCCCAAGATGCTGGCTTCTTTGAGGCACTCACCTTCAGGGACAAATTTACCTCCAGCTGCAGAGATGAGAACATCAAATTCATAGTTGGCCAGtagggctggggggctgggctgGAGCTGGGCACGCCAGCCACTCCCTGGGGCAGAAGGCATGACAGGCACAAGGTGTGGAGGTCAGAAGGGGCTCTTACACTCCCAGGATGAGCAAGTCAAACAATTAAAGTACATGTgtaaggagtggatgtggctcaagtagttaagggcctgtcttccacatgggaggtcccagattccattcccagtgcctcctaaagaagacaaacaatgagcagacaacaagcagacattgagcaaaatcAACAAGTGGACAACCAACCaaaggagcagacaatgagcaaaaaacacctcaaatgagcagggagcagatgtggctcaaggaattgagtgcccacttcccacattgGACGTCCCAgttgtttccagtgcctcctaaaggaaaaaaccccacaaaaacagacaactagcacacagcaagcagaaacaatgaacagacaatgagctcaaacaaagagcaaaaacaatgagcaaacagacaaggaagccatCTCAGCTGGGGAAAAATACCTGTGTAAAGGACTTCCCAGTAAGAGAGCAATGGCACACAGTCTAACATTACACCTTCACAATAGCCATGGCAGGTAGGTAAGGAAGAacatgttattttcattttacaggtaCTCAAACTGAGGCGCAGAGTGGTTTGCCAAAGCCCCACTAATTAGAGAGGGGACGCGGCAAACTCCCAATCCCACCCTTTTCTCTCCAAAGGACAAGGTCTCCATGGTGGGTGGGGGTTTCCAGGAGCAGAGTACTTACCCTTTCTGGGAGGGGGTTGGAGGCCACTGAAAGTGACACCCCAGTGAATTTCCACCCCCAGCAGTAATGCCACCTTCAGCAGGATCAGCTGAAGCTGCCGGATGCCTGGAAGGGAGGAGGTCATTAGGAACAGACACCCCACGCTGCACAGCCTCCCCAAGCACCAGTGTGTGCCCAGTCTCACTGCCCATTTGACATATGAGGGACCTGGGTCCTGAAGGCCACCTGGCCGAAGTGACTCTTGTCCACTCTGCCTCTTGGCTGACCCAGTGGCCCCCACTCTGGCCTGCCTCTGGACCCAGGCTCACCCGCCCCTCTAAGCCACCACGTGGTGCTCACTGATGTGGTCCAGGGTGCCTGTGCAGAAGCGCCCATAGAACTTCTTGGCCCCGAGTGCCCGCAGGTCATGGATGGTGAAGGGCCAGAGGTGCAGCACGTTGTGGCGAGAGAACTTGGTGCGCTTTTCCACCAGCACCACGCGGGCCCCCAGCAGTGCCAGCTCCACAGCAGCCCTCAGTCCACAAGGGCCAGCGCCCACCACCAGGCACTGCAGACGCACAAGACAGTGTGGGTGAGGCGTCCCCTCCGCCTCTGACTGCCCCCTACTCTCCATGCCCTATCGAGGGCACCCTGTATCCACCTTGGTGCTGGTGCAGGCCCGGCCCTGCTGGTAGACAGGCTGGCCGGCGCGCTTGTCCAGTTTGGCCCACAGCGACTTGGCGCTCCAGTAGTTGAGCTGGTCCTTGATCTTGTGGTACTGGGACAGCCCCCCGCCAGGCTCTACATCCAGAGCCTGGCACAGCCCCTGGAAGCTGCTCAGCACATCCTGGCACAGCTGGGCCTGCAGAAAGCTCTCAAAGTGGGCATGCGCTGGGTTGGTGGGTGTGGGTGACGACATGGAGGCCCCCGGGGCTCTCAGGAAGGGGGACAGCTGGGCAGAGGCGAGTGGCTtctggaaagggagagggagagggggaggagtctgcagaagggaggaggggaaaaggaagggcaagagaagagagcagctggtGACCCCTGTGGATTCACTCACCTCAAATTGGCTctgctcctccctccctgcccctccccagccaagATTCTACTCCACCCCCAGGGAAATTTGCTgaatttggaaaggaaaactGCAGCCCTAGGCACGGGGAGGCGGCGAGCCTTCTGCTCAGCCTTGCCTGCCAGGGCTCTCTGAGCGCGGTGGAGCCCAAGGGGCGGGAATGCTCAGACGTGGGGGGCGCAGGCTGCCCGGGAGGAAGGCTTTCCTTGCGCTGGGACAGGGGCAGCTCTAataccccctcccccagctgctgGGCGCCTGCACTGCCCCTTCTCACCCTACACCTTAAGGAGCCAGGCGCCTCACGTGCCACTCTGAGTGTGCAGTTGTTTTCTGCCAGGGACAAAGTTTTCCTCCTCTGCTGTCGTGCTCTTCGGGGAGGGGGTTTGGGGGGCGGCGGCGCAGTCTCTAATCAGGTAGGTTCCACCTCCCACCTTCAAAACTACCGCAACAGTCAGAGGATGTTGCGACTGACAGACGCGAGGCCTGCGTCTATTTCTGACTCACTGTGGTCACGCCACTTCCCCGAGAAGTTCTCTGCTCCAGCGGGCCC harbors:
- the MICAL1 gene encoding F-actin-monooxygenase MICAL1 isoform X5, which codes for MSSPTPTNPAHAHFESFLQAQLCQDVLSSFQGLCQALDVEPGGGLSQYHKIKDQLNYWSAKSLWAKLDKRAGQPVYQQGRACTSTKCLVVGAGPCGLRAAVELALLGARVVLVEKRTKFSRHNVLHLWPFTIHDLRALGAKKFYGRFCTGTLDHISIRQLQLILLKVALLLGVEIHWGVTFSGLQPPPRKGSGWRAQLQPSPPALLANYEFDVLISAAGGKFVPEGFTVREMRGKLAIGITANFVNKRTMEETQVPEISGVARIYNQGFFQSLLKATGIDLENIVYYKDDTHYFVMTAKKQCLLRLGVLHQDWPDTDRLLGNANVVPEALQRFARAAADFATHGKLGKLEFAQDAHGRPDISAFDFTSMMRAESSARVQEKHGARLLLGLVGDCLVEPFWPLGTGVARGFLAAFDAAWMVKRWAEGTGPLEVLAERESLYQLLSQTSPENMHRNVAHYGLDPATRYPNLNLRAVTPNQVRDLYDLVAKDSVQKKSDKTDAGRLVTGSAGTQEELMRWCQEQTAGYPGVHVTDLASSWADGLALCALVHRLQPGLLEPSDVQGVGALEATAWALKVAEQELGITPVLSAQAVVAGSDPLGLIAYLSHFHSAFKDRPHSPGPASQGSLGTPSAVLFLGKLQRTLQRTRAQVEVENPNIEELPVPEPDVIPTPPSHHQEAGADDLCAICGEHLYILERLCADGHFFHRSCFRCHVCEATLWPSGYGQHPGDGHFYCLQHLPQPGHKEDGGDRGPESPVKAVTELPAPSNDGMPSAPSAPAVPQEGTSPIPSPPQPTRQLIRLSSPERQWLSSLHLTPEPETEPPPKPPRSCSALARQALVGSFVGWGVPAQGPQGIRIPSSVLVAMEEEEGSAPSSEEEEEEEDVALDSEIEQTLLSLAKNSDTMNKYPTWRRTLLRRAREEEMKRFCKAQAAQRRLNEIEAALKELEAKGVKLELALRSQSSSPEQQKALWVEQLLQLVQKKNSLVAEEAELMITAKELHLEEKQWQLDQELRSYMNREETLKTAADRQAEDQVLRKLVDVVNERDALIRFQEECRLSELASGSGAQG
- the MICAL1 gene encoding F-actin-monooxygenase MICAL1 isoform X7 gives rise to the protein MSSPTPTNPAHAHFESFLQAQLCQDVLSSFQGLCQALDVEPGGGLSQYHKIKDQLNYWSAKSLWAKLDKRAGQPVYQQGRACTSTKCLVVGAGPCGLRAAVELALLGARVVLVEKRTKFSRHNVLHLWPFTIHDLRALGAKKFYGRFCTGTLDHISIRQLQLILLKVALLLGVEIHWGVTFSGLQPPPRKGSGWRAQLQPSPPALLANYEFDVLISAAGGKFVPEGFTVREMRGKLAIGITANFVNKRTMEETQVPEISGVARIYNQGFFQSLLKATGIDLENIVYYKDDTHYFVMTAKKQCLLRLGVLHQDWPDTDRLLGNANVVPEALQRFARAAADFATHGKLGKLEFAQDAHGRPDISAFDFTSMMRAESSARVQEKHGARLLLGLVGDCLVEPFWPLGTGVARGFLAAFDAAWMVKRWAEGTGPLEVLAERESLYQLLSQTSPENMHRNVAHYGLDPATRYPNLNLRAVTPNQAVVAGSDPLGLIAYLSHFHSAFKDRPHSPGPASQGSLGTPSAVLFLGKLQRTLQRTRAQENGGDAGGKKPRVEVEVENPNIEELPVPEPDVIPTPPSHHQEAGADDLCAICGEHLYILERLCADGHFFHRSCFRCHVCEATLWPSGYGQHPGDGHFYCLQHLPQPGHKEDGGDRGPESPVKAVTELPAPSNDGMPSAPSAPAVPQEGTSPIPSPPQPTRQLIRLSSPERQWLSSLHLTPEPETEPPPKPPRSCSALARQALVGSFVGWGVPAQGPQGIRIPSSVLVAMEEEEGSAPSSEEEEEEEDVALDSEIEQTLLSLAKNSDTMNKYPTWRRTLLRRAREEEMKRFCKAQAAQRRLNEIEAALKELEAKGVKLELALRSQSSSPEQQKALWVEQLLQLVQKKNSLVAEEAELMITAKELHLEEKQWQLDQELRSYMNREETLKTAADRQAEDQVLRKLVDVVNERDALIRFQEECRLSELASGSGAQG